A section of the Hypomesus transpacificus isolate Combined female chromosome 1, fHypTra1, whole genome shotgun sequence genome encodes:
- the lingo2 gene encoding leucine-rich repeat and immunoglobulin-like domain-containing nogo receptor-interacting protein 2, which produces MVDCMSKVMLHTALSCWQPFLGLALLAVFVSSALGCPARCDCSAQSKAVLCHRKRLPGIPDGIPIETRILDLSKNKLQAINPDDFAAFPGLEDLDLSGNIISYVEPGAFNALFSMHSLSLKSNRIKLIPLGVFTGLSNLTRLDISDNKIVILLDYMFQDLHNLKYLEVGDNDLVYISHRAFSGLFGLERLTLERCNLTVVPTEALSHLHNLVSLHLRHLSISTLHPFSFKKLFRLQHLEIDHWLSLDLVPANTLHGLNLTTLYITNTNLSSFPYQALRHLPYLTHLNLSYNRIRHIEGGLLNDLVRLQELHLVGAQLSTVEPYAFQGLRWLRVLNVSHNHLDTLERGVFQAPEALQALLIDDNPLVCDCRLMWILQKRHSIAFGEAQPECSNPEGIRGRPFKEFKETLLSYYMTCTKPKIRENKTQAVTVDEGQPAKLYCSAEGTPRPAVSWLSPRRRHLTNKSHGRVTVHNNGTLEIKAAEVHDGGVYLCMASNSAGNDSLMVSLAVKSLGSLYANRTQYYTDPSNTTANGTANVTFGLDLKTILVSTAMGCFTFLGVVLFCFLLLFVWSRGKGKHKNNIDIEYVPRSKSNGTNVDSAEVQAGPRHFNMKMI; this is translated from the coding sequence ATGGTCGACTGTATGAGCAAAGTCATGCTGCACACTGCCCTATCATGCTGGCAGCCTTTCCTGGGGCTGGCCCTCTTGGCCGTCTTCGTGAGCTCAGCCCTGGGGTGTCCGGCCCGGTGCGACTGCTCGGCCCAGAGTAAGGCAGTCCTGTGTCACCGCAAGCGCCTGCCAGGCATCCCTGACGGCATCCCTATCGAGACCCGGATCCTAGACCTGAGCAAGAACAAACTGCAGGCCATCAACCCTGACGACTTTGCTGCCTTCCCTGGACTGGAGGACCTGGACCTGAGTGGGAATATCATCAGCTATGTGGAACCGGGAGCCTTCAACGCCCTGTTCAGCATGCACTCCCTCAGCCTCAAGAGCAACCGCATCAAGCTGATCCCCCTGGGCGTGTTTACGGGCCTGTCAAACCTCACGCGCCTGGACATCAGCGACAACAAGATCGTCATCCTGCTGGATTACATGTTCCAGGACCTGCACAATCTGAAGTACCTGGAGGTGGGCGACAATGACCTGGTCTACATCTCCCACCGGGCCTTCAGTGGGCTGTTTGGTCTGGAGAGACTCACCCTGGAGAGATGCAACCTGACGGTGGTTCCCACCGAAGCACTGTCTCACCTGCACAACCTGGTCAGCCTCCACTTGCGGCACCTGAGCATCAGCACGCTGCACCCCTTCTCCTTCAAGAAGCTGTTCCGGTTGCAGCACCTGGAGATCGACCACTGGCTGTCTCTGGACCTGGTGCCTGCCAACACGCTGCACGGTCTTAACCTGACCACCTTGTACATCACCAACACCAACCTGTCCAGCTTCCCCTACCAGGCCCTGAGACACCTCCCCTACCTGACGCACCTCAACCTGTCCTACAACCGGATCCGGCACATCGAGGGGGGCTTGCTGAACGACCTGGTTCGTCTGCAGGAGCTGCACTTGGTCGGGGCCCAGCTCTCCACCGTCGAACCGTACGCCTTCCAGGGTCTCCGCTGGCTCAGAGTTCTGAACGTATCCCACAACCACTTGGACACGCTGGAGCGGGGCGTTTTCCAGGCGCCAGAGGCCCTGCAGGCGCTGCTGATTGACGACAACCCCCTGGTCTGCGACTGCCGCCTCATGTGGATCTTGCAGAAGAGGCACTCCATCGCGTTCGGCGAGGCGCAGCCGGAGTGCAGCAACCCGGAGGGCATCCGCGGCAGACCTTTCAAGGAGTTCAAGGAGACCCTGCTGTCCTACTACATGACGTGCACTAAGCCAAAGATCCGGGAGAACAAGACCCAGGCGGTCACCGTAGACGAGGGTCAGCCGGCAAAGCTGTACTGCAGCGCGGAGGGAACCCCGAGGCCGGCCGTGTCATGGTTGTCCCCTCGTCGACGCCATCTCACCAACAAGAGCCACGGTAGAGTCACGGTCCACAACAATGGGACCCTGGAGATCAAGGCTGCAGAGGTGCATGACGGGGGCGTCTACCTGTGCATGGCGTCCAACTCTGCCGGGAACGACTCGCTGATGGTTTCCCTGGCGGTGAAAAGCCTCGGATCTCTCTACGCAAACAGGACCCAGTACTACACAGATCCTAGCAATACCACTGCCAATGGGACTGCCAACGTGACCTTCGGCTTGGACTTAAAGACGATTTTAGTGTCGACGGCGATGGGTTGTTTCACCTTCCTCGGAGTTGTCTTGTTCTGTTTCCTGCTGCTGTTTGTCTGGAGCCGGGGGAAAGGGAAGCATAAAAACAACATTGACATCGAATACGTCCCTCGTTCCAAGTCCAACGGCACTAACGTGGACAGTGCTGAGGTGCAGGCTGGTCCTCGGCACTTTAACATGAAAATGATCtaa